In Alphaproteobacteria bacterium, the sequence CCGCTCGGAAGGGACTGAGACCTTCAGCGCCACCGTGACAGCCGTCCAATTCTCGGCGGATTACCTTCCGGAAAAGGACCTCGCCCTACATGCGGATGCGGAATACACGCGATACGGCTATCAAGGCGCCAGCCGCACGGATCAGGGTCCGGATGCACGAGTCTATGCATACTATTTCATCAACAGATACATAAGTACTGGTCCGGAATTCCGTTACATCGAGCGCTTTTCCGATGACCCGACCGCCCGATTCACGCGATTCGAAATCCTTTATCGCGTGACCGCTCAGTATTGAGTCGCGGTTCGCGCTGACATCACCTTCTTGAAGTCAAAACCGCAAGCCGACGCGGCGGCGCTGCGCCATTGGCGTTTGTTGTGGCATTTGCGGGTGGTAGCCTTGAAATGACGTTGAAAAATCGATCTGACAGTCGGTCAGGCGGACCGCCTGCAGTAGCAGTGTACTTTGACAGAACAGTCGCACCTTGGCGAGACAGTTGGCGACATGATTCGAATTTTCCGCGTTCACGTACCGATCCCACTGTTGGCTTTGGGGCTCGCCGACGGTGCGCTCCTTTATTCCGTCATTGGGTTCAGCTTGGGTCTCTCGCGCGGGCTCGGCGGCATGTTTCCCGCTTTAACGTGGGAGCTTTTCCCGGAAAAGGCCATATTTCTCACGTCAGTATTGGGTTGCGCGTTCATGATGGGGGTTTACAACCGCGAATTCCTGGACAACATCCGGGCACTTGGCAACCGCATTCTGGTAGCGGTTGGATTGTCATTCTTGATGCTAACGGTGATCTTTTACGTCTTGCCGATGAATCGCATTTGGATGAGCGCCTTGCTGCCAGCGATGTTCGCCAGCACATGTTGGCTCCTCGCAAGCCGCTATTATTTCCGAAAATTAGTGAGCTTGGCACTGTTGAGCCCGCGGGTCCTCGTCCTTGGTGCAGGTTCGGTTGCGAGTCGAATCGAGGCCATCGAAATGCTTGCTCGTTCTCATTGTTTCACTTGCGTCGGATTCGTTCCCATTGGCCCGGGGCAACCTTGCGTCGATCGTCAGCGGTTACTCAATGTCGAAGACGTGGGTACCATTTGCGAGGAGCAACGTGTGGATGAAATCGTCGTGGCGCTCGACGAAGGACGGAATGCATTTCCCGTGGAACCTTTGCTCGAATGCGGATTTCGAGGTGTCCGCATTACGATGATGGCGAGTTTTGTCGAGCGCGAGCTCGGTCAGGTCGATATCGATAATCTGGATTCAAACTGGCTGATTTTCTCGGATGGCGGTTCGAGGCGTATCATCGCGCGAATCCTGAAGCGTTGCCTCGACATTGGGTTGAGTGTGGCGCTCCTTGTTTTTACGCTGCCAACCACTTTGGTCGTGGCATTGGCGATCTACCTTGAGGACGGATTACCCATTTTCTATCGCCAGGAGCGGACCGGGCTCCGTGGAAAGACTTTCAGTATGCTGAAGTTCCGCAGTATGTGCCGCGATGCAGAGCGGGACGGGGTCGCCAGGTGGGCGGCGGTAGCCGATCCACGCGTCACCCGCGTGGGAGCCTTCATCAGGAAGGCGCGATTGGACGAGATTCCACAGGTTTGCAACGTTCTAAAAGGCGACATGAGCTTCGTAGGACCGCGACCCGAGCGTCCGTCGCTCATCGAGAGGATCAGCTGCGAGATCCCATATTACAAATACCGACACATGGTGAAGCCCGGAATAACCGGGTGGGCGCAAATCAATTACGGGTATAGCGATTCAATTGCCACTGCGCGCGAGAAGCTGAAATTCGACCTTTATTATGTAAAGAACTTCGGCGTTTTCCTCGACCTCATCATTTTATTGCAGACAGCACGCGTGATTTTGTGGCCGTCGGGTGCTAGGTAGCAATAGCCTTCCAGGGAGGGCCGCGCCGCGGCGGGCGCGCGCGCGTCTGTCGCAGCGCGCCAACGCGGGCAAACGTCCTACAGTGCGAGGTAGATCAGGTACACGCCAGCCCACCCCGCTACGCAAAATATAAAGGTTGCTGCATAGGAGCGCCGGACGCTCCAGCGATGGGGCGTAGTGATACCGAAATCGGCCTCCCGGCGGGTCCCGGCTATCACGTCGTGAACGAGAGTGTTGTCCAATTTCGCTGCCGTTAGACGATGGAATATCGACAACTGTTCGCGAATCTGTGCAGTTCCACTGTACAGAACGAAGGTTAATAGCACGTTAAAGCCGCAAACGCTTAGAAGCTGTTCGGCCTCAACGCGCCCCGAAAACGCCAGCACCAAGTGCGGACGACGTGGTGGGCTGGTGGTTTTCAAGAAATGACAGCTTTGAACTGACCGAAATCGAGGTCAGGTCGACGGAATTCCGAGGGAAAGGCGGGCGGGGACATAAATGCGACGGATCGGATTTGCAGGCGTGCGCGCCTCTGGCCGCGGCATCGATGCCAAAGTGCGGCGCAACCCTTCATCGAGGCTGGTGTTCACCAAAAAACCGAGATGCTGGCCTGCAAAGCTTGGATCCCCGATCGAGGCACGAACATCGCCGACGCGTGTTTCGACATGCACA encodes:
- a CDS encoding TIGR03013 family XrtA/PEP-CTERM system glycosyltransferase, whose protein sequence is MIRIFRVHVPIPLLALGLADGALLYSVIGFSLGLSRGLGGMFPALTWELFPEKAIFLTSVLGCAFMMGVYNREFLDNIRALGNRILVAVGLSFLMLTVIFYVLPMNRIWMSALLPAMFASTCWLLASRYYFRKLVSLALLSPRVLVLGAGSVASRIEAIEMLARSHCFTCVGFVPIGPGQPCVDRQRLLNVEDVGTICEEQRVDEIVVALDEGRNAFPVEPLLECGFRGVRITMMASFVERELGQVDIDNLDSNWLIFSDGGSRRIIARILKRCLDIGLSVALLVFTLPTTLVVALAIYLEDGLPIFYRQERTGLRGKTFSMLKFRSMCRDAERDGVARWAAVADPRVTRVGAFIRKARLDEIPQVCNVLKGDMSFVGPRPERPSLIERISCEIPYYKYRHMVKPGITGWAQINYGYSDSIATAREKLKFDLYYVKNFGVFLDLIILLQTARVILWPSGAR
- a CDS encoding outer membrane beta-barrel protein; protein product: RSEGTETFSATVTAVQFSADYLPEKDLALHADAEYTRYGYQGASRTDQGPDARVYAYYFINRYISTGPEFRYIERFSDDPTARFTRFEILYRVTAQY